Proteins co-encoded in one Phalacrocorax carbo chromosome 5, bPhaCar2.1, whole genome shotgun sequence genomic window:
- the CDKN1C gene encoding cyclin-dependent kinase inhibitor 1C encodes MSNVHLSAAAAALERLSARRALAGHGRSPVCRSLFGPVDHEELGRELRNRLREMGEDDQRRWDYNFHTDTPLPGPGRLRWEEVEGGAVPAFYRETLQVGRRRVPLRRAPPSPPPPPPAAAGKGPGGRLSRENRAAPRRRGMRLRRRGPTARITDFFARRKRPAEPKAAAERPAGCPPPPAAMPAEQTPRKRLR; translated from the exons ATGTCCAACGTGCACCTctccgctgccgccgccgccctggAGCGCCTCTCCGCCCGGCGAGCCCTGGCCGGGCACGGCCGCAGCCCCGTCTGCAGGAGCCTCTTCGGGCCGGTGGACCATGAGGAGCTGGGCCGGGAGCTACGGAACCGCCTGCGGGAGATGGGGGAGGACGACCAGCGCCGCTGGGACTACAACTTCCACACCGACACGCCGCTGCCGGGGCCCGGCCGCCTGcgctgggaggaggtggagggcGGCGCCGTCCCCGCTTTCTATCGGGAGACGCTGCAGGTGGGGCGGCGCCGCGTCCCCCTCCGCCgggcgcccccctccccgccgccgccgccccccgccgctgccggcaAGGGGCCCGGGGGGCGCCTGAGCCGGGAGAaccgcgccgcgccccgccgccgcggcatGCGGCTCCGCCGGAGAGGCCCGACGGCCCGCATCACAG ATTTCTTTGCGAGGAGGAAAAGGCCGGCGGAGCCCAAGGCGGCGGCGGAGCGCCCGGCCggctgcccgccgccccccgccgccatGCCGGCTGAGCAGACCCCCCGCAAGCGGCTCCGGTGA